A single window of Methanoregula sp. DNA harbors:
- a CDS encoding IS1 family transposase yields MNRLSIQKRAQIIGCLVEGNSLRATARITDTAINTVVKLLVDVGKACAEYQNQALRDLKCTRLQCDEIWSFCYSKEKNVPADKKGQLGYGDVWTWTAICADSKLVPAFLVGNRDAETASVFMEDVATRFSHRVQLTTDGHRAYLTAVESAFGADIDYAMLVKIYGESTEQKVEKRYSPAKFTGSKKEIISGNPDRKHISTSYAERQNLTMRMSMRRFTRLTNAFSKKVENLAHAVSLHFMFYNFGRIHKSLRVTPAMEAGISDHVWSLEEIAGLVN; encoded by the coding sequence ATGAACAGATTGAGTATACAAAAACGGGCACAAATCATCGGTTGCTTGGTAGAGGGTAACAGCCTGAGGGCTACGGCCCGCATTACCGATACGGCCATTAATACGGTCGTTAAGCTTCTGGTAGATGTTGGCAAGGCTTGCGCCGAATACCAGAACCAGGCATTGCGAGACCTCAAGTGTACCCGCCTTCAATGCGATGAAATTTGGTCATTCTGCTATTCTAAAGAGAAAAATGTACCCGCCGACAAGAAAGGTCAACTTGGCTACGGCGATGTGTGGACCTGGACGGCCATTTGCGCCGATAGTAAACTTGTCCCCGCCTTCCTTGTAGGTAATCGAGACGCAGAAACCGCCTCTGTGTTTATGGAAGATGTAGCCACAAGGTTTAGCCATAGGGTTCAGCTTACCACAGATGGTCATAGGGCTTATCTAACGGCGGTTGAAAGCGCTTTTGGTGCAGATATTGATTACGCTATGTTGGTTAAAATATATGGGGAGAGTACGGAACAAAAGGTCGAGAAGCGGTATAGTCCAGCCAAGTTTACCGGAAGTAAGAAAGAAATCATCTCCGGCAATCCTGACCGCAAGCATATCTCCACCAGCTACGCAGAGCGCCAGAACCTCACCATGAGGATGAGCATGAGAAGATTTACCCGACTCACCAATGCCTTTTCAAAAAAGGTGGAGAATCTGGCTCATGCAGTATCCCTGCATTTCATGTTCTACAATTTCGGGAGAATCCATAAAAGCCTTAGAGTAACCCCGGCCATGGAAGCAGGGATTTCAGATCATGTTTGGAGTTTGGAGGAAATTGCGGGGTTGGTGAATTGA